ACTTTACTGATCACCCTTCATGTCCTGTCGTGCATCACCCTGATCCTCGTCGTCCTGCTTCAGGCCGGCCGCGGCGCAGACATGGGCGCGGCGTTCGGCGGTGCAAGCACGCCGATGTTCGGCTCGGGAAGCTCGACCAATCCCCTTGCACGCGTGACGACGTTCACCGCGGTCGCTTTCCTGACGACGGCGCTGTTTCTTGCGGTCTCCTCGGCGAGACGCGCGTCGGTATTCGACGATACGTCCGAGCCGCTTGCCGCTCCGCCGCGCGCGGAATCGACGATTCCGGTCACGCCGCAAGCCGAGGTTCCTGCCGCCGCCCCGACCGGAGCTCCGATCGGTGAGGCGAAGCCCGTGACGATTCCTGCGGCCGACAACGCTGCGCCCGCCGCAAGTGATGCGCCGGCCGCGCAGCCCGCCGCCGGCGCTGCGGCTCCTGCTACGCCGCCGGCAGGCGATACCGCTCCGAACGCCGCTGCACCGGCGGCCGGCGATAGCGCACCCGCTGCTGCACCTGCAGCCGCTCCCGCTGCCGGCGAGACTGCACCAGCTGCCGCTCCCGCATCTGCACCTCCGGCGGCCGCTCCTGCTGCGGAAACTGCACCAGCTGCTGCGCCGTCGGTCAAGGAAACCGCTCCGGCTGCGGCGCCGCCCGCGGCTGAAACTGAACCAAAAGTTGCGCCGCCCGCGCCTGCTGCTGCAAAGCCGGCGCCGAAGGCGACAAAGCCAGCGCCCACGGCCGCAAAGCCCGCACCTTCGAAAACGAAGCCCGCGGCTCCTGCGCCTGCGGCGCACTGATCGGCAGGTTGACGGCGGACGCAGCGAGCCCTAAAACGCGCGATTCCAGAGCGCTGCGTTCGATTGCGAGAATGGCGAAATTGGCAGACGCGCTAGGTTGAGGGCCTAGTGGCCGAAAGGCCGTGGGGGTTCAAGTCCCCCTTCTCGCACCATACAATCTCCACCCTTTCATGAGCGTCCTCACCTCGCTGCTGATCATCGCCGTCTGCATCGCCCTCTCCGCATTCTTTGCGGCATCCGAGACGGCGTTGCTGCGGCTGCGCGAGCACGAGATCGAGGATGAGATCGAAAAGGGCAACGGACCGGCCGGCCTCGCCATCCGCGATCTGGTCAAGTCCACGTCACGACTGCTCTTCACGCTTCTGCTCGGCAACAACATCGCGAACATCCTGGCCGCCTCGGTGGCTTCGGCCGTGTTCGTCGACCTGATGGGCCCGGAATGGGGCGTTTTCGTCGCGGCGATCGGAACGACCGTCGTCGTATTCCTGCTCTGCGAGATCTTCCCGAAGGCTGTGGCGGCCCATCATCCGCGCGGCGTGTCGAACTACGTCGCCATTCCGCTCTACCTCATCCACAACGCCCTGCGGCCGCTGCATATCCTGATGGACCGGTTCCTCGGCCCGCTCGTCGAGCGCGTGGCCGGAGGACCCGCGGTGCTTGGCCACGTCAGCCGCACCGACGAGATTCTGCGGCTGGCACGGCAGGAATCGGAAGATTCCGAAATGGCGCCGACCGGATCGGTGACCGCGATCATCGGCGCCGCTGCCGGCGCGTCCGAGATGACGGTATCCGACATCATGGTCCCACGCGCGGAGGTCACCGGTTTTCCGGCGGAGACCCCCGCGTCGGAAATCCTGACCCAGGTCCTCGAGGATCGTTACACGCGGGTTCCGATCTTCGAGGAAACCATCGACCACGTGATCGGCGTCCTTCACCTGAAGGACCTCGTCAAGCTCGTCCAGGACGGCGGAAGCGACGTGCGAGGCATACTGAAGAACGCCTTGCGGGTGCCTGAGCGGAAACCGATCCTGCCGCTGCTCGCCGACATGCAGCGGGCGTTCCTGCACATGGCGATCGTCAAGGACGAGTTCAACGTCACGCTCGGCATCGTCACGCAGGAGGACATCCTCGAGGAGCTCGTCGGCGAGATCCGCGACGAGTTCGATCACGAGGAGCTGCTGACGATCCGCCGGCTCGCCGACGACAACTTCGAGGCGCTCGGACGCGTCAAGGTACTCGACTTCAATCGCGAGAGCGGCTGGAACATCCCCGCCGAGCGCGGCGATACGATCGCCGGCCTGATCTTCAATCTTCTCGGGCGCGCGCCTCGCCGATGGGAGAACGTCTCGCTTCCCGGTTATGAAATCGTCGTCGTCGACGTCTCGGGAAACCGGATCAGCCAGGTTCGCATCCGGCGCGTGGAAGAGGACGAGGAAGCCCGCGAAGAAGCTTGAGGGGAGTTCCGCAAGCGACCCCGGGGTTCTCCGGGATTCACCCCGTGCCGCTCACGGCAATCTCAAGAATGTCCTGAGTGATCGGATTCACGCCCGCGCTGTGCGCAAGCAAAAACCCCTCAGATAATACAAATCGGCACGCCCGTTTCCTTTGCGACAAGACGCGAAGTGGAGCAAACAGGTGGCGCCTTCCGACCGTATTCGCAGCTGCGTCGGCACGTCGCAGCTCGTTGCAATGCGGTTTGCAGCAGGGGATCGCCGTTCATCGTCAACAAGATGTCGACGCCGTGAGTTCGGCGCCGAGGGAGAGGGAGTCACATGAGTCCGATCAATAGAATCTCGTGCAGCCTGCGGCGCCATCGTGGTGCGGCCACTGTGTTCGCAATGATTGCAGCCATGACATTCGGACCGTCGCGCGAAGCGAGTGCAGTCAGTGCAGACGGCCCATGCATGCAGGATGCGTACACGCTCAAGGGCGGAGGCAGTCTGAACTGCACGGCGAACGATCTCAGTCTGACGGTCTTCACCGTCACTTCGATCTCCAACACGTGTGACTTTCTCGGCGACACCTGGACGTTCAGCGGCACGGTCGACCTCGCCCCGCGGTCGAACTTTCGTTACGACCTCGGATTCT
The window above is part of the Candidatus Limnocylindrales bacterium genome. Proteins encoded here:
- the secG gene encoding preprotein translocase subunit SecG, whose amino-acid sequence is MTTLLITLHVLSCITLILVVLLQAGRGADMGAAFGGASTPMFGSGSSTNPLARVTTFTAVAFLTTALFLAVSSARRASVFDDTSEPLAAPPRAESTIPVTPQAEVPAAAPTGAPIGEAKPVTIPAADNAAPAASDAPAAQPAAGAAAPATPPAGDTAPNAAAPAAGDSAPAAAPAAAPAAGETAPAAAPASAPPAAAPAAETAPAAAPSVKETAPAAAPPAAETEPKVAPPAPAAAKPAPKATKPAPTAAKPAPSKTKPAAPAPAAH
- a CDS encoding hemolysin family protein → MSVLTSLLIIAVCIALSAFFAASETALLRLREHEIEDEIEKGNGPAGLAIRDLVKSTSRLLFTLLLGNNIANILAASVASAVFVDLMGPEWGVFVAAIGTTVVVFLLCEIFPKAVAAHHPRGVSNYVAIPLYLIHNALRPLHILMDRFLGPLVERVAGGPAVLGHVSRTDEILRLARQESEDSEMAPTGSVTAIIGAAAGASEMTVSDIMVPRAEVTGFPAETPASEILTQVLEDRYTRVPIFEETIDHVIGVLHLKDLVKLVQDGGSDVRGILKNALRVPERKPILPLLADMQRAFLHMAIVKDEFNVTLGIVTQEDILEELVGEIRDEFDHEELLTIRRLADDNFEALGRVKVLDFNRESGWNIPAERGDTIAGLIFNLLGRAPRRWENVSLPGYEIVVVDVSGNRISQVRIRRVEEDEEAREEA